The DNA region TATATAGATTCGACTTAAGCTATCAAATACGATACTGTTGATTAATTATGGATAGCGTGTGAAAGCATTTGATCAGATAATAGAATGTGCAGCTAATCACGAATAGTAAAATCAAGTCAATGCGATTTGTTTAATATGTGTATTAAAATGTTACGAAGtattataagaaatataattATTGTGTAGATCTAAAGGTACTAGTcgattaataataattatatataaaataatttgtttgatttgctttCGATTTATGTAGAATTTATGCAAGGATCTTAAGTAGAGTTGCGCTTAGTCTTGGTCCAATAGACTCGGGTTCGCAGTTTTCGTCAATAACTGGATTACATAAGATGGTTGTATATTCTGCATTAGATGGATCACTGGTGGCATCAACTTCAACTGGTAAATCTTTAGAGTAGTTATCCTTTGGCGGTTCTCGCCTCAGAATAGTCAGAAGCTTTTGAAGTCTCGCTTTTGACTTCAAAATATCTTGTCCAGTAATGGCATTCAAATCGTTATCCTTTTCACCGTTCTTGATGACATCTTTGGACCAGTCATATGAAGAATATAAGTCCTTGTGCGATACAAACTTGCGATTTGAGCTGGTCACGTCCTGGGAATCCGAACTGCCGCCGCCCCAACTTAATCGCAATAATACAACCAGGCATACAAGGAGTGTGCACAATATAAACTGAAAGCAAAAGACATTATTACGTGTGTTATCTAGGATTAAAGGGGTTAAACGACTTGAGTACTTACAATCGCTCGCATGTTCAGTTCTCTTCTGTTATGAAATTCCACTTGGCAGACAGTTTTATATCGACGTGGCGCTGGTCGTTAGTAATGCATAAAATTACCCAGGTAGACAGATCAGATTGTTCGCATATCGTACACTTTTTATAGTGGGGCTAGCGTCCAGCACTTTTGTATGGGCGTTTTTTGAATTGGGAAAATCTATTTTAGACCAAGCATCTATAATTTGTTCTATATTTATAGCTGTGAATGATATTTTCTCACGACGACTACGACTTTCTGGCCTATTACAGTAGTTCAGTTCTTAAAGCTGATTCATTCGCAGggaattttgaataaatttgaTAAAGATAATCTACCAACCGATGTAATTGATTGCAACGAGAAGTGCGACAAACATCACTTCTTGGTAATAGCCGCCCTCGAATGGCACACTTCATGACTCATTAGTTTTACTATGACTAGTGGTACTATGTCTACTAGTTACTTGTATTGGCTAAAGCCTGTTCtgaatgtaaacaaacaaagcaCGTTTTTTATACTCTTTCAACGGGCATCACAATTTCGTTTATGGGTTTACCCACAAACGAATCGATTagaatgtatatacatatatcatttcTTTGACTCCACACACTATTGATGCAATTGAAAGACTACCTATTACAGTTTTCTATACCCCAAAATAGTGGGACTCCCATGTATAATCGCAATAGAATACCTTagtttccacttttttttacaataaCATTATGTAAATGGTATTACTTAGTCAGATTCCGgtgtaaaaattaattaatgggTTTGGTTATttcaataacattttaattgcaatatTCTTCGGATAAATCACCTATATAAGAAAGCTGTAGTATTCACTTCAGGATAGAACGATAGTAATACACACGTTTTGGTTaactttaataaattgtttttaatacACGGATCCCATTAATGATCAAAAAAACCAACCATTTATTTGTCACGAAAGGATCTGTCTTTTATTGCGTTTTAAGTTACTGTAATACATGTCGTTAGATCATTTCTCAGTAAAAGCAATATTCTAGTGGTTATTGCAGTTACACTGAGGTATTATCTTGTATAACCCAAAGTTAATTGATAAATTTCCTGAGGGTTCATGTGGGACTTTCTCTAACTGCGTTTCAAAGTTATTTAACCCGTTTCGATCATTAGTTTTAGCAGGAACTCCCTAGCCAGTATTCTCAAACTTTAACCGTATTCAATACAAGTGTGTCAATTTAAATACGAAACCAAGTCGCACGTCCCTCGTCTAATCAATAAATTGATGTATCAAGGTAATTCCAAGGAACTCATACTTGATTACCATAGTTAGTGGACCAGATAAATGGCACTATGCCATAGAATCTATTACAAAACCAGGCAGTCTCGGGATCCACAGCTGTATTGACTCGAAGATAGAATTATTGAAAGTGGTTGAAAAATCCCCTCCAAACTGGAGCAAAATCGATAAATTCAcgtaatgcaattaaaatcatACAATGGATTTTAGCttgaaattttttattatagcAAGATAAACAATGTGTATAAACCAACAACAGACTTGAATGCTCTGTAATAGTTTAAAATACTCTTATGTATATAGGAATTATTGACAATTCTAACAGGTATTGCCGCACATTTTCAGTTTAAATCACTTAAGGATAATCAGTCGGGATGCTTATTAAATTATTGGCTTAAACAAATACTTAGGCTAAAATCTTCAGCACTTTGGCTGATAGATTATTGACGGGTTCCGTTGTTAATCCGTTGCCGGCATTGCGGTTTCTGGACAGGAATGTTTGAAGATACTCCAACTCGGCTGATCCCTTGCACAATGTAAAATGCTCCTTTCCAATAGCTTGGGTATCTGATGTGGTGGTAATCCTCTGGAATCCCTTGTAGATGCTACAATCGTCTGCGATTTGCTTATCCAATGTTAAGGGGGCCTGACTTGTCTGGTTGTCTGGCTATTGTGCTAACTAACTGGTTGTTTGATGTTTCTTCTGCCGTCTGGTAATTGTAACTGTAAGTTTGCAGCGCCAAGTGCCTCGGCTTTTATACGATTCTCGGCGAGCGTGGAGCGGGTGCATCCGCCGCCCATGGCACACGACCGCCACTCGCCGGGTCGGTCGCCCGGTCGGTCGCGTTGCGTGGCATGCGGAATTTTCCCATTCAGCAACTGCCATCGAGCGGGCAGTTCAGTTCACAGAAAAAGCACCGAACTCTCCAATTACGGTCTATAAAATTGACACTATATTTAGCCCTTACCGTCATCTCGCAGTGTAGACGCCGCCGGCCGATCCAATTCAGCCTGTAAGCTGGCTTGGATGATACGAAATCGAAAACCAGCTGCTCGCTCGTGCTGATTCACAGCCGTGTTTGCATATGTTTAGTTTCGAATTACATGAGAATTTTCTGCATATTTGTCGATTTTGATTCACACtcggactttggacaagcaaGTCATTATTCGTTTAATGAGAAATTATGCTCGATCATCGTGAGTTTGGCTTCATTCAGACATGCTCAAATTTTGCACGAAAGTTCGATGGCGACCATGAATGCGAATGAAGAATATTTACCATTAGATTTTTGCTCTTTATTAAAGGTCATGGACATCCTTGATTTTGCAAAATGTTCtgcgtgtctgtgtgttaCAAGCTGAGGAAAAATTCTAGAAAAATctcaataaattaatatttcaaaatataacTGAACACGTACAACTCTttccaaaaatcgaaatatttaaaaaatacttaTGATATAATAATGTTATAATCTAAGATCTTATGCTaaaataagttaattaaattggtttaaaCTGGCAAATTTGTTATGTTCtgatttcaaaatttttcCTCAGTGAACTcccaatacaaaaattgtgtgaaaaattatttataatgcAAAACACCCAagattacaaataattttcgAGAGGGGATATAAGAGTTGAATCTTTGAAGATCTTCATTTGCTTTTCTTACGCATTTTAGTTTTACAATTATTTGCTTGGTTTTTAGTGTCgctaaatcaaaatcaaaattcaaaattcgaaatttcaattattacAAACTGATAACGTAACTGATAATCGAAGTACTACACtaaaaatgaaagcaaagtaaatattaaaaatatttttaatttctgttgTTTGTGTTATGCGAAGCAAACTCACGTGTATCCCCtcttcaaaattatttattttcagacagaaactgaaacagaaactgaaacagaaaaaaagtgttttgtgCGCGCCTCTGCcccacaataaaaaaaaaatataataaagtaTTGCAAGCAAAACACAGTAGGCCAGAACTTAAATGCTCTAACCAAAAGACCAAAAGAGATCCAGACGAACGACAAAGAACGACGAGGACGACTGAATCAAAGCAACCACGGTGTGGTCATTTCTGTACCGGTGTGCCGCTGCAGCTCCTGGTGCCGGCATGGGTGCCAATGTGTCGCAGCTGGAGCGGGAGATTGGCTCCGATCTGTTCCCGCCGAATGAGCACTACTTCGGGCTGGTGAACTTTGGGAACACCTGCTACAGCAACTCGGTGCTGCAGGCCCTCTACTTTTGCAAGCCATTTCGCGAGAAGGTCCTCGAGTACAAGGCCAAGAACAAGCGGCCCAAGGAGACGCTGCTCTCCTGTCTGGCGGATCTATTCTACAGCATTGCCACGCAGAAGAAGAAGGTGGGCTCCATTGCGCCCAAGAAGTTCATCACCAGGCTGcgcaaggagaaggaggagttCGATAACTATATGCAGCAGGATGCCCATGAGTTTCTCAATTTCCTGATCAATCACATCAACGAGATCATATTGGCCGAGCGGAATGCTGGACCCAGCAATGGGAATCCAAAGGCCTCGAATCAAGGCGGAAGCACAAGTGCCATGGCCAGCAGCATAGCTAGCAAGTCCAGTTCCACGTCCAACTCGAATTCCAACTCCAATTCGACGACAAACTCAAATGGGAACAGTAGCAACTCGACGGGATCACTGAATGCCACCA from Drosophila santomea strain STO CAGO 1482 chromosome 3R, Prin_Dsan_1.1, whole genome shotgun sequence includes:
- the LOC120451464 gene encoding uncharacterized protein LOC120451464, which produces MRAIFILCTLLVCLVVLLRLSWGGGSSDSQDVTSSNRKFVSHKDLYSSYDWSKDVIKNGEKDNDLNAITGQDILKSKARLQKLLTILRREPPKDNYSKDLPVEVDATSDPSNAEYTTILCNPVIDENCEPESIGPRLSATLLKILA